ATAACAAACTATACAATACAAACTCGCAGCGCACGCGAGCActcaaaaatccaaaatattcTCTTCATCCGCTTTCGCGTATAGTAAAATACATTATATTTTCTAGAGCTCAATGGGGCTCAGCCCCACTGTCTCCGCCTTCTGAACCCCGTTCTAAAACCcccattattttatttttcaatggtTTTTTTCGTAATCCTTGAGGAGTAGGCTGTTGTCCGTCTGGCAGCCCTACGACCCCTCCTTTTCCCGATTCAAATGGGCAGTTGGATTATAGGCCTTGGGAACTCTTCCAAGGTGCACTCATAGAAGTCTGCCAAATACTGTTCAGTGACCGACATGGGTATGAGGTCGTCGTCAGTTATGGGCAAGGAATTATCCCTAGTTATAATGGCGCAATTGCAGTGGGATGTGTCTTTGATTTTGGTGGTCATCCCGCAGTAGTTTGCCAGTCTTTCACTTGAGTCTACCTGTAACAatgaataaagaattttaGTACAATGTGGCagcattgaaaaaaaaacagttattttgGAGCGGCATCGAAAGTGATGATGGTCATTTAAATTACTGTTCATATAAGGGAAAGGTCAACTGAAAACAGCCCTGACTGGGgacatattattataaaagtgCCTAATTACCTGTATGACTGGAATGCAGTTTTCGTAGCAGAAGGCCTGCAAAAGCACCGCCTGAATGTGGGTGGTGGCGTCCCCTGGACGGGTGGTAGGTAAGACACAGAGTACCACCTCTTCTGGGGTGTTTTCCAGGTGGGAAATTGCAGGGAAAAGGCCGCAGATGAGGCGACGGTCCACTCGGGCTTTGGTGAGGGCGGTCTTTAGGGTTTTTCCCAACTTAGTCCTACAATGAAgttacatacatataataaagTCAGAATAGTGCAGATAAGGGACAGAGGAAGTAAGTTTCTGAACGCGGTTATTGCCCGCTAGTTCGCAGACACCCCCCTCCCCCTTCTTTGACCCTTGACCTTTGAGTGATGTGGGTGCATTATGTTCGTGTTGCTCCCTTAGGGCAAATCGAACGTGAACTTGTTTTTCGCACACAAATCACTCCTATAAgtataatcaattttttaaatcctcaCCTGTTAATCATTTTGCACTTTTCCGCGGCAGGCTTGGCTACACACATATCAGTAGTAACAGTAGTAATCCTCAAAGATTTGAAACTCAGTTTTGCACTAGCTTTTATCACTTTCAATGAGTTGCACACactcaattattatttaacgtTGCGAAATATTTTGAAGCGCAAACACAGCACTGTTTCAACCAGCGAGGTCTTGCTACACGCGCGTTCGGTTGTTTAATGACGTACAAAGCgccggtttttattttatatcgaGCAGCTGCGCATGCTAATGGAACGCGTGAATTCCACGGCTAATGCGATTCGGGGAATGCCAATTACTGGGGATTTGTGGATTGCGCCAGCGGTGTTTTGGTATTTCAGATGTTCCCGATGGTGTGAATATCTGTTCAGACTGGTCACCGAATgctcaaatattttcttccccctgaaaaattaattcgttTGAGGTaataattttggatttttgaaaattgacaCCCTACGTGCTCCATTGAatggaaatgtttaaaaacgTGCCATCGCAAACGTACCCTCGGAGGACATTCCGTTTACTCGAAGACGTGTCTTAAGACAAAGTTGAGGACGTGTTTTATTAGCGCTTCTTCATCAGATCGAGGCCTGCTATTTACAGAAATCTTGTTTACCAAGATCAGGTAGAGCACACCTGCTGCATATAGATAAGCGAGTGTGTTCTGGGGCTGTTTTGCCTTCAGTGCAGAGCGCGTGCCTCCAGCCCCATTTCAGAGCGATTATATGCgctttcaaattattaatatggaGCAGCGTATGGGAATTCCACCTGTGCCGATCTGAAATTCCGACCGTCAGCGTAAAAAGTACTTTTCTCCGTCCTCGACACCGAATCCGCTGCAATATAGTTATGTAATTTTACGCTTAATTGTACATATCGGTCAGGGAATACCGCTGGGTCTTCCAGTAGTCCATATATGGTTATCTCCGGGAATTTCAATACTTAAAAGGGAGTGTGAgtgcgttaaaaaaaatcctctgATAGCGGATTTCGGAGATTTCTCGCTGAGTAAGGTTGAGCAAGATTGCCTGATAACGATCCAAAGGTGATTGACGTGATTCGGATCGCAATTCGGATTATGAGACACGTTGACCCACACGAATAATACATGGGAACTTTAGTTTTTTAGGTCGCTGACGCATTTTGCAACATTGTTTAATGACATTTAAAGGCCTAAAATTGACTCAATAAATATTAGATGCACTATATTAGTTACTATTTACTTAAGTGACAATGGCCGCGATAAggatttttcatattatcaTCATCAAGTATTTGACCTTACGtgaatcaaaataaatta
The sequence above is drawn from the Euwallacea similis isolate ESF13 chromosome 35, ESF131.1, whole genome shotgun sequence genome and encodes:
- the Gadd45 gene encoding growth arrest and DNA damage-inducible protein GADD45 alpha, whose amino-acid sequence is MCVAKPAAEKCKMINRTKLGKTLKTALTKARVDRRLICGLFPAISHLENTPEEVVLCVLPTTRPGDATTHIQAVLLQAFCYENCIPVIQVDSSERLANYCGMTTKIKDTSHCNCAIITRDNSLPITDDDLIPMSVTEQYLADFYECTLEEFPRPIIQLPI